The following proteins are encoded in a genomic region of Rhizobium sp. CCGE531:
- a CDS encoding DUF599 family protein, with amino-acid sequence MTTADHVALALFILLWVALNWITSSATFFNRISLTLAMNERRREWIYNSLRRDLKMIDTQILSGLQNGTGFFASTSIFAIGSCFALLGATDKVNAFFSDLPFVFNSGRTAFEIKVAGLACLFGYAFFKFGWAYRLFNYCTILFGSLPMREEAILDPLGAERAADRVVRMNIIAARNFNAGLRAIFLSIGYLGWFLSPYVFMGTTIFIIIVLIRRQFFSDARLAIMDADMP; translated from the coding sequence ATGACGACTGCCGACCATGTCGCCCTCGCCCTGTTCATCCTTCTCTGGGTCGCGCTGAACTGGATCACCAGCAGCGCGACATTCTTCAACCGCATCAGCCTGACGCTGGCGATGAACGAGCGCCGGCGCGAATGGATCTACAATTCGCTGCGCCGCGATCTGAAGATGATCGACACGCAGATCCTCTCCGGCCTGCAGAACGGCACCGGATTCTTCGCATCCACCTCGATCTTCGCCATCGGCAGCTGCTTCGCCCTGCTCGGCGCCACCGATAAGGTCAACGCTTTCTTCTCCGACCTGCCCTTCGTCTTCAATAGCGGCCGTACGGCCTTCGAGATCAAGGTCGCGGGGCTTGCCTGCCTTTTCGGCTACGCCTTCTTCAAATTCGGCTGGGCCTATCGTCTGTTCAACTATTGCACCATCCTCTTCGGCTCGTTGCCGATGCGCGAGGAAGCCATTCTCGATCCGCTGGGCGCCGAACGGGCGGCGGATCGCGTGGTGCGCATGAACATCATCGCGGCGCGCAATTTCAATGCCGGCCTGCGGGCGATCTTTCTATCCATCGGCTATCTAGGCTGGTTCCTCAGCCCCTATGTCTTTATGGGCACGACCATCTTCATCATCATCGTGCTGATCCGCCGGCAGTTTTTTTCCGATGCCCGTCTGGCCATTATGGATGCCGATATGCCATGA
- a CDS encoding DUF1624 domain-containing protein, with protein MAAIAESADTYQKTPRIGILDTARGLALLAMASYHCTWDFEFFGYLDAGTAETGWLKLYARAIASTFLFLAGFSLVLANTPEIRWRSYWRRMGMIIAAAAAISLVTFIGLRDEWIFFGILHGIAAASLVGLLFLRLPVFATLLIAALLTVGIVIDNVIAPFSLHSSLFDAPWLWWVGLSENIQRSNDYVPLFPWLTPFLFGLGVAQLAISFGWLDRLAKFGPGRNLIASAGRHSLIFYLVHQPVLFSLVYLLSLVAPPPPQDPTVGYIRQCVASCTRSGTETMCRSFCQCTLDKLQAQDLFKPLESGSIKADSDERVSRIAIQCTEQAQ; from the coding sequence ATGGCCGCCATTGCCGAGAGCGCGGACACCTATCAAAAGACGCCTCGGATCGGCATTCTGGATACGGCGCGCGGCCTCGCCCTTCTGGCGATGGCAAGCTACCATTGCACCTGGGATTTCGAGTTCTTCGGCTATCTCGACGCCGGCACGGCTGAAACGGGCTGGCTGAAGCTTTATGCCCGCGCCATCGCCAGCACCTTCCTCTTCCTGGCCGGCTTCAGCCTCGTGCTCGCCAATACGCCGGAGATTCGTTGGCGCTCCTATTGGCGACGGATGGGCATGATCATCGCCGCTGCCGCGGCGATTTCGCTGGTCACCTTCATCGGCCTGCGTGACGAATGGATATTCTTCGGCATCCTGCACGGCATCGCGGCCGCAAGCCTCGTCGGCCTGCTATTCCTGCGACTGCCTGTATTCGCCACCCTTCTCATCGCGGCCTTGCTGACGGTCGGCATCGTCATCGACAATGTCATCGCCCCCTTTTCGCTGCATTCGAGCCTTTTCGATGCGCCGTGGCTCTGGTGGGTCGGGCTCTCGGAAAACATCCAGCGCTCGAACGACTATGTGCCGCTCTTTCCATGGCTGACGCCATTCCTGTTCGGTCTCGGCGTCGCGCAATTGGCCATATCGTTCGGCTGGCTCGATCGCCTGGCGAAATTCGGCCCCGGTCGCAATCTGATCGCCAGCGCCGGCCGGCACAGCCTTATCTTCTATCTGGTCCACCAACCTGTTCTGTTCAGCCTCGTCTATCTCCTGTCGCTGGTGGCGCCGCCGCCGCCGCAGGATCCGACGGTCGGTTACATCAGGCAATGCGTGGCCTCCTGCACGCGGTCGGGCACGGAAACCATGTGCCGCAGCTTCTGCCAATGCACGCTCGACAAGTTGCAGGCCCAGGATCTCTTTAAACCCTTGGAATCCGGGTCGATCAAGGCAGATAGCGATGAACGCGTAAGCCGAATCGCGATACAATGCACGGAACAAGCGCAATGA
- a CDS encoding isoprenylcysteine carboxylmethyltransferase family protein translates to MNAYRSKSLSFPWPPLLYSLAVIAALYLQRWYPLPLPFVWALLAWVVGALLTILAVTLNVWAVKTLLESRTTVLTQRCTTHLVTTGPFRFTRNPTYLGYTLLMAGMGLMIGNLWFLAMAAAAAAMTTLLVIRCEEMHLLSRFGCEFEFYCRRTRRWV, encoded by the coding sequence ATGAATGCCTATCGTTCGAAGTCGCTGAGTTTTCCGTGGCCGCCGCTGCTCTATAGCCTTGCCGTCATTGCAGCGCTTTATCTCCAACGGTGGTACCCGTTGCCATTGCCCTTTGTATGGGCACTTCTTGCCTGGGTGGTCGGAGCCCTTCTGACCATTCTAGCGGTGACCCTGAACGTCTGGGCGGTCAAGACGCTGCTGGAGAGCCGCACCACCGTCCTCACACAACGCTGCACCACCCATCTGGTGACGACAGGCCCCTTCCGTTTCACCCGCAATCCAACTTATCTCGGCTACACGCTGCTGATGGCCGGTATGGGCCTGATGATCGGTAATCTTTGGTTTCTGGCAATGGCAGCAGCCGCAGCAGCAATGACGACCTTGCTCGTCATCCGCTGCGAGGAGATGCATCTCCTGTCACGATTCGGCTGTGAGTTCGAATTTTATTGCAGGCGTACGCGCCGCTGGGTTTGA
- a CDS encoding MerR family DNA-binding transcriptional regulator — translation MVDGYYSITELTREFGVSTRTLRFYEDEGLIQPERRGRTRLFRPADRRLIAEILRGRRIGFTIAEIREIIQVYREPPGEIGQLKLLMKRVDEKRDELRQKRKDIDDTLSELDNVEEACLGRLAEIGVGT, via the coding sequence TTGGTCGACGGATATTATAGCATAACGGAGCTTACTCGGGAATTCGGGGTTTCGACCCGGACGTTGAGGTTTTATGAGGACGAAGGCCTCATTCAACCCGAGCGCAGAGGACGCACACGCTTGTTCCGGCCCGCCGACCGACGCCTCATTGCCGAAATCCTCCGTGGCCGCCGCATCGGCTTCACCATCGCTGAAATCCGCGAGATCATTCAGGTCTACAGGGAGCCACCGGGCGAGATCGGTCAGCTGAAGCTGCTGATGAAGCGTGTCGATGAAAAGCGCGACGAGCTTCGCCAGAAGCGCAAGGATATCGACGATACGCTGAGCGAACTCGACAATGTCGAAGAGGCCTGTCTCGGACGTCTCGCCGAAATCGGCGTCGGGACGTGA
- a CDS encoding peptide deformylase, with amino-acid sequence MPARPIIRFPDPLLRTACAPVTVFDDDLRMLVEDLLDTMRAAPGVGITGPHIGLLKRVVVIELSRKDGVRAYINPEILWSSQETMRHMEGSVSMPGATEEIVRPKSIRFRYQDVSGEAHEAEAEDFLAICIQHEIDQLDGIFWLQRLSKLKRDRLVTKWEKNRV; translated from the coding sequence ATGCCCGCCCGCCCCATCATCCGCTTCCCAGATCCGCTATTGCGAACCGCCTGCGCTCCGGTGACTGTCTTCGACGACGACCTGCGAATGCTCGTCGAAGACCTGCTGGATACGATGCGCGCCGCTCCCGGTGTCGGCATCACCGGCCCACATATCGGTCTCCTCAAGCGGGTGGTCGTGATAGAACTCAGCCGCAAGGATGGCGTGCGTGCCTATATCAATCCGGAGATCCTCTGGTCCTCGCAAGAGACCATGCGGCATATGGAAGGCAGCGTTTCCATGCCTGGGGCAACCGAAGAGATCGTCAGGCCCAAATCGATCCGCTTTCGCTATCAGGATGTCTCCGGCGAAGCGCATGAGGCGGAGGCGGAGGATTTTCTCGCCATCTGCATTCAGCACGAGATCGACCAATTGGACGGGATCTTCTGGCTTCAGCGGCTTTCCAAGCTCAAGCGTGATCGCCTTGTAACGAAATGGGAAAAAAACCGGGTCTGA
- the lipB gene encoding lipoyl(octanoyl) transferase LipB encodes MLRTELSHQMFPVHGTPPVRWRISDVLVPYEEAVATMEAEVADIAEGRAPELVWLVEHPPLYTAGTSADAADLIEPDRFPVFATGRGGEYTYHGPGQRVAYVMLDLKCRRQDIRAFVGALEEVIIRTLESMNVRGERREDRVGVWVRRPEKPVLPDGTVAEDKIAALGIRVRKWVTFHGLSLNVDPDLGHFTGIIPCGISAYGVTSLIDLGLPVMMTDVDIRLRDAFEQVFGQTVNDA; translated from the coding sequence ATGCTTCGCACCGAACTTTCTCACCAGATGTTTCCCGTTCACGGTACGCCGCCCGTTCGCTGGCGGATCAGCGATGTACTCGTGCCTTATGAAGAGGCCGTTGCCACCATGGAGGCGGAAGTCGCTGATATCGCCGAGGGGCGGGCGCCGGAGCTGGTCTGGCTGGTCGAGCATCCGCCGCTCTATACCGCCGGCACCAGCGCCGATGCCGCCGATCTCATCGAGCCGGATCGATTTCCGGTATTCGCGACCGGACGCGGCGGTGAATATACCTATCATGGGCCGGGCCAGCGCGTGGCCTATGTCATGCTGGACCTGAAGTGTCGGCGGCAGGATATCCGCGCCTTCGTGGGCGCGCTTGAAGAAGTCATCATTCGTACGCTCGAATCGATGAATGTGCGCGGCGAACGTCGTGAGGATAGAGTCGGAGTATGGGTGAGGCGTCCGGAAAAGCCGGTTCTGCCTGACGGTACCGTGGCGGAAGACAAGATCGCCGCGCTCGGCATCCGCGTACGCAAATGGGTGACGTTTCACGGCCTTTCGCTGAACGTCGATCCCGATCTCGGCCATTTCACCGGCATCATTCCCTGCGGGATTTCCGCTTACGGCGTCACCAGCCTCATCGATCTCGGCCTGCCGGTCATGATGACCGATGTCGACATCCGCCTTCGCGATGCCTTCGAGCAGGTTTTCGGGCAGACGGTCAACGACGCGTAA
- a CDS encoding helix-turn-helix transcriptional regulator translates to MFKSEQETTVFSDEGDDTLGGRLSMARDAAGISLETLASQLGVSEETMLAWESDRAEPNSSALVKMSALFDVSPAWLMTGAGDGPGEDSDERALEAVRNELSRLRAAYQEIGRLIETTTQQLERLDHQIRLRNLSKDVAH, encoded by the coding sequence ATGTTCAAATCCGAACAAGAGACGACCGTTTTTTCGGATGAGGGCGACGATACCCTGGGTGGTCGCCTGTCCATGGCCCGCGATGCCGCCGGCATCAGCCTCGAAACACTGGCGAGCCAACTCGGCGTCAGCGAAGAGACGATGCTTGCCTGGGAATCCGATCGCGCCGAGCCAAATTCCTCCGCTCTGGTGAAGATGTCGGCTCTTTTCGATGTTTCCCCCGCATGGTTGATGACCGGGGCGGGCGATGGTCCTGGAGAGGATAGCGACGAGCGCGCATTGGAAGCTGTCCGAAACGAGCTTTCGCGGCTACGCGCGGCCTATCAGGAAATCGGCCGGCTGATCGAAACAACGACTCAACAACTCGAACGTCTCGATCATCAGATCAGGCTGCGCAATCTCAGCAAGGATGTGGCGCATTGA
- a CDS encoding DMT family transporter, whose protein sequence is MTVAPAVSAQQNPLRGMTIMASAMILLPTMDAIAKYMASFEGMSPGQVTFYRFFFQIVCMLPLLVTTTGRSAFSAKRPWMNLLRGALHGAASLLFFAAVKYMPLADVFAIYFVEPFMLTALSALFLGDKVGWRRWLAIVIGFVGAMIVIQPSFEIFGLKALLPVACAFLFALYLFMNRAVGEADSPLTMQVMAGVGGTLFMAFVLFAGASAGIGDFEPSLPASALGLVLLLILGSISGYAHMLVVRAFRLAPLSLLAPFQYFEIISATVLGYAIFGDFPNLSKWIGIAIIVSSGLFIIWRERAQSQLEKTA, encoded by the coding sequence ATGACCGTCGCTCCCGCCGTTTCCGCACAGCAAAATCCGCTCCGAGGCATGACGATCATGGCAAGCGCCATGATCCTGCTGCCGACGATGGACGCGATCGCCAAATACATGGCGAGCTTCGAAGGCATGTCGCCGGGTCAGGTGACCTTCTATCGTTTCTTCTTTCAGATTGTCTGCATGCTGCCGCTGCTGGTGACGACAACCGGGCGGTCGGCTTTCTCGGCAAAGCGCCCCTGGATGAACCTCCTGCGTGGCGCGCTGCATGGTGCCGCCAGCCTGCTCTTCTTCGCAGCGGTCAAATACATGCCGCTCGCCGATGTTTTCGCGATCTATTTCGTCGAGCCATTCATGCTGACGGCCCTTTCAGCACTGTTTCTAGGCGATAAAGTCGGCTGGAGGCGCTGGCTGGCGATCGTCATCGGCTTCGTCGGCGCGATGATCGTGATCCAGCCGAGTTTCGAGATCTTCGGATTGAAGGCGCTGCTGCCTGTAGCCTGCGCCTTCCTCTTTGCGCTCTATCTGTTCATGAACCGCGCCGTCGGCGAGGCGGATTCGCCGTTGACGATGCAGGTTATGGCCGGCGTAGGCGGCACGCTGTTCATGGCATTCGTGCTCTTCGCCGGCGCTTCGGCCGGCATTGGCGATTTCGAACCTTCCCTGCCCGCCTCTGCACTCGGCCTCGTGCTTTTGCTGATTCTGGGATCGATTTCAGGCTATGCGCATATGCTTGTCGTTCGCGCCTTCCGGCTGGCACCGCTCTCGCTACTCGCCCCGTTCCAATATTTCGAGATCATTTCCGCCACCGTCCTCGGCTACGCGATCTTCGGCGATTTCCCCAATCTTTCCAAATGGATCGGCATTGCCATCATCGTTAGCTCCGGTCTTTTCATAATCTGGCGGGAGCGCGCGCAGTCCCAATTGGAAAAAACCGCATGA
- a CDS encoding acetyl/propionyl/methylcrotonyl-CoA carboxylase subunit alpha yields the protein MFKKILIANRGEIACRVIKTARRMGILTVAVYSDADRDALHVEMADESVHIGPAPAAESYLVAEKIIAACKETGAEAVHPGYGFLSERAAFCAALEKEGIVFIGPKPKAIEAMGDKIESKKFANAAKVSTVPGHLGIIDDADHAERIAGEIGYPVMIKASAGGGGKGMRIAWSKDEVRDGFERARSEAKNSFGDDRVFIEKFVVDPRHIEIQVLADAHGNVVYLGERECSIQRRNQKVVEEAPSPFLDGATRKAMGEQSVALAKAVDYQSAGTVEFIVDRDRNFYFLEMNTRLQVEHPVTELVTGIDLVEQMIRVAAGEKLPFKQTDIALNGWAIESRLYAEDPYRNFLPSIGRLTRYRPPRETRTEKSVVRNDTGVFEGAEISMYYDPMIAKLCTWAPTRLEAIEAMGEALDGFVVDGIEHNMPFLSALMKHPRWREGRLSTGFIAEEYPDGFAPVTPDEDQAALLAAVALSCSLTESNRRERYADRLRPAAGPLPENWIVKLDTDYLPVALLEGVVTIPFEMDMQVGGKTVTVSTDWRPGDAVWAGTVGGRKLTAQIRTVLNGLRIDWQGISVRAKIFTPRQAELDKLMPVKLPPDTSKLLLCPMPGLVVAIAVAEGQDVKAGETLAIVEAMKMENVLRAERDLVVGKINAKPGESLAVDAVIMEFA from the coding sequence ATGTTCAAGAAAATCCTGATCGCCAATCGCGGCGAGATCGCCTGCCGTGTGATCAAGACCGCGCGCCGGATGGGTATCTTGACGGTTGCGGTCTATTCCGATGCCGATCGGGACGCATTGCACGTCGAAATGGCCGATGAATCAGTCCATATCGGTCCGGCACCCGCAGCCGAAAGCTATCTCGTCGCCGAGAAGATCATCGCCGCCTGCAAAGAGACCGGCGCCGAAGCGGTTCATCCGGGTTACGGCTTTCTTTCCGAGCGTGCCGCCTTCTGCGCGGCGCTGGAGAAGGAAGGCATCGTCTTCATTGGCCCGAAGCCGAAGGCGATAGAGGCCATGGGCGACAAGATCGAATCGAAGAAATTCGCCAATGCCGCCAAGGTCTCCACCGTTCCGGGCCATCTCGGCATCATCGACGACGCCGATCATGCCGAGCGGATCGCCGGCGAGATCGGCTATCCCGTCATGATCAAGGCCTCCGCCGGCGGCGGCGGCAAGGGCATGCGCATCGCCTGGAGCAAGGACGAGGTGCGCGACGGGTTCGAGCGCGCCCGTTCGGAAGCGAAAAACTCCTTCGGCGACGACCGCGTCTTCATCGAGAAATTCGTCGTCGATCCCCGGCACATCGAGATCCAGGTGCTGGCCGATGCCCATGGCAACGTCGTCTATCTCGGCGAGCGCGAATGCTCCATCCAGCGTCGGAACCAGAAGGTCGTGGAAGAGGCGCCCTCGCCGTTCCTCGATGGAGCGACGCGCAAGGCGATGGGCGAGCAGTCCGTGGCGCTGGCCAAGGCCGTGGATTATCAAAGCGCCGGTACGGTCGAATTCATCGTCGATCGCGACAGGAATTTCTACTTTCTCGAAATGAACACCCGCCTGCAGGTCGAGCATCCGGTGACGGAGCTGGTGACCGGCATCGATCTCGTCGAGCAGATGATCCGGGTTGCCGCCGGCGAAAAGCTGCCATTCAAGCAGACGGATATTGCGCTCAACGGCTGGGCGATCGAAAGCCGCCTTTACGCAGAAGATCCCTATCGCAACTTCCTGCCCTCGATCGGCCGTCTGACGCGCTATCGCCCGCCGCGCGAGACGAGGACGGAAAAATCGGTCGTCCGCAACGACACCGGCGTCTTCGAAGGTGCCGAGATCTCCATGTACTACGATCCGATGATCGCCAAACTCTGCACTTGGGCGCCAACCAGGCTGGAGGCGATCGAAGCGATGGGCGAGGCCCTAGATGGCTTCGTCGTCGACGGTATCGAACACAACATGCCATTCCTTTCCGCGCTGATGAAGCATCCGCGCTGGCGCGAGGGTCGTCTCTCCACCGGCTTCATCGCCGAGGAATATCCCGACGGCTTCGCGCCCGTGACGCCGGATGAAGACCAGGCCGCCCTGCTTGCGGCAGTCGCCCTTTCCTGCAGCCTGACCGAATCCAATCGCCGCGAGCGTTATGCCGATCGCTTGCGCCCTGCGGCTGGCCCATTGCCGGAGAACTGGATTGTCAAGCTCGACACCGATTATCTGCCGGTGGCGCTGCTCGAAGGCGTGGTGACCATTCCTTTCGAGATGGACATGCAGGTGGGCGGCAAGACTGTGACCGTTTCAACCGACTGGCGTCCCGGCGATGCCGTTTGGGCCGGCACCGTAGGCGGCCGCAAGCTGACCGCCCAGATCCGCACCGTGCTGAACGGTTTGCGCATAGATTGGCAGGGAATTTCCGTCAGAGCCAAGATATTCACCCCGCGTCAGGCTGAGCTCGACAAGCTCATGCCGGTCAAATTGCCGCCCGATACGTCGAAGCTGCTTCTCTGCCCCATGCCCGGCCTGGTCGTCGCCATTGCCGTTGCAGAGGGACAGGACGTCAAGGCCGGCGAGACGCTGGCCATCGTCGAGGCGATGAAGATGGAAAATGTCCTGCGCGCCGAACGCGACCTGGTCGTCGGCAAGATCAACGCCAAGCCGGGCGAAAGCCTCGCCGTCGATGCCGTGATCATGGAATTTGCCTGA